One genomic window of Pseudomonadota bacterium includes the following:
- a CDS encoding tetrapyrrole methylase yields MYTSNLKTKIIFIAIVYMVLCISVVVKQAPAGQQTKNQLYLVSIGVGDTDLITLRAINTIRASDVIVCRKEETDRFAEYIKGKEILDGSQSGWRSYRKICTEIADPKERAKCIKSKDSRDKLISQMRSANQAGKKVSVLGSGDLMIYGGPYRWYLEEFQDLNPKVIPGVSCFNASNAAIGKDIMSGKESHSAILTTYREIENLSIYHPTMIIFTMHTGFETLVEKLKTQYPPETPIAIVFFAGYKEKEHIIRGRLDNILQKTQNKKFPFEHLVYIGDFMM; encoded by the coding sequence ATGTACACATCTAATTTGAAAACAAAAATTATCTTTATTGCCATAGTTTATATGGTTTTATGCATATCGGTTGTTGTCAAACAGGCTCCTGCCGGGCAACAAACCAAAAATCAGCTATACCTTGTAAGTATTGGAGTAGGTGATACTGATCTTATCACCTTGCGGGCCATCAATACTATCAGGGCATCAGATGTAATAGTCTGCCGTAAGGAAGAAACGGACAGATTTGCCGAATACATTAAAGGAAAAGAAATTTTGGATGGGTCGCAAAGCGGCTGGCGTTCGTACAGGAAAATATGCACAGAAATAGCAGATCCGAAAGAAAGAGCTAAATGTATCAAGAGTAAGGATTCCCGTGACAAACTGATTTCGCAGATGCGCTCTGCAAATCAGGCTGGCAAAAAAGTGTCGGTGCTTGGCAGTGGTGATCTTATGATCTATGGCGGACCTTATCGCTGGTATCTTGAGGAATTTCAAGATTTGAATCCGAAAGTAATTCCGGGTGTGAGTTGTTTTAATGCTTCCAATGCAGCGATAGGCAAGGATATCATGTCGGGTAAAGAGAGTCATTCTGCCATACTTACAACTTACCGTGAAATAGAGAATCTTTCTATATACCATCCAACCATGATTATTTTTACTATGCATACCGGGTTTGAAACATTGGTTGAGAAATTAAAAACCCAATATCCACCGGAAACGCCCATCGCAATTGTTTTCTTTGCCGGGTATAAAGAAAAGGAACATATCATCCGGGGCCGATTGGATAATATTTTGCAAAAAACGCAAAATAAAAAATTTCCATTTGAGCATCTGGTTTATATTGGTGATTTCATGATGTAG